The DNA segment GTCCGCTCGTCTACCGGTTCCGACCCGCTCCCAGACGATGCATCCAGCGTCACTGATTACTGGACAGCCGACTGTGTTCGGCGGCGTTTTCGACCAGGTTCTCGAACGCGAAGGAGAGTGTGTCCGCCACCACGACGGCACAGTCGTCGGGGCAATCGAGGACGAACTCGACGGTCGGATACCGGCGCCGATACCGCTCGACGATCGACGTGAGGAGGGGCCTCAGTTCGGTTCGCCCTGCTGTCGTGTCGCTGGCGACGAGTCGTTCGATCGTCGCGGCTTTCTCGCTCGTTCGCGTCAGGTCATCGCTCCGATCGACGATGGCCCGAGCGAGCGTCTCGGTGTCAGAATCGGGGTCGTTCGCGATCGTCTCCGCGTAGCCGCGAATCACCGACAGTTCGTTCCGGATGTTGTGTCGGAGGACGCGCGAGAGTACCTGTCGGAGGAGATCGAGTTCCGCCTCTCGTTCGGTGAGGGCCCGCTCCCGACGCTTGAGTGGCGTGATGTCCCGAAGAACGAGGAGTTTCCCAGTGGGCCGCGCGTGTCGTGAGATCGTGTCGACGTCGAGATCGTAGTGTCGGTCACCGATAGTGAGTTCCGTCGATACTTCGGCGGTCGGCTCCGGGCCGTCGAACTGGGATCGAACGGCTGGCACGTCGGCGAAGAATTCACGGACGGACAGTCCAGTAACGTCGTCCACGCCGGCGATCCGGCGAGCGGCCGGATTCGAGTCGACGACTCGATCGTCGAGATCGAGCGTGACGATTCCGTCGTCGATCGCCTCCACGGTGTGATGGCGACCGACGAGGCCGAGCTGGAGGAGATCGATGCGAAACAGCGCCCACGCGTAGAAAAACACGCTGACGAGGACGGTTGCCGGAGCAATGGGAAAGGAAAGGCCGGGGAAGACGAACGCGCCGAGCGCGCCGAGCAACAACGGCGGCAAGCCCGCGCCGAGCAACACGATCCCCTGAAGGCGCCGAACGCCGTCGTCGATCAGTACCTCACGGACGATGAGAGCGAATCCGATGGCAGCGACGATCACGATGACGAGTACGTACCCGAAAAAGACCGGCCCTGGTGAGGCGACGTCGACGTTTCCTGGCATCTCACCGCCCCAGACGAGCCCGTGGTAGCGGTCCGTCAGCGCGAGCAATTGAACGGCGATCACCGGAAGGACGAACGGCCCGATAGTCCGTCGGGAGACGGTGAGAACACCGCTGTACTCCCCGGCGAGGACGAAGTAGCCGACGCCACCGAACGCCATGCCCAGGAAGAAAACGACCATCGACGCCAGTCGGCTCCAGTAAGCGCCAGACAGCGCAAGCGCCGCCACCGAGAACGACCACAGTGAGAGTCCGACGATCGTCATCAGCAACCCCCTCGACCCCGGTTTTTCCGGCCTTGAGGCGATATACGGGACGAACAACAGCGATAGGACACCACAGACGAGCGAGATTGCGACTGTCGTGATCGTCGGATAGTCCATCAGACTACGTTCGTAGCGCCGCTACGAGTGACATAAAGATACTGGCCATACTCCACGTACATTCGTCACCGGGTCGGCGCCGACAGCGTCGGTTCCCGACGGAACGGCGACTGCTCGCCTGGCGTCGTGAGTGGATCGTGTGGTCGGCCGGTGCACGATTCGGAGTTCGGCACGGACGAAGCCTGCGCTACTCGTCTGCGGTATCCGGGCGCGAACGCGTTCCGTCCGTGTCGTCGCCAGTGCCCTCCCGGTCCGTCGATCGCTCGTCGCCAGCAGCGTCGTCGCCAGTCACGCCCGCGTCGGGGTCAGAATCGGCGCCACCAGTCGCTTCGCGTCCGTCGTCGACGCCCTCGTCGCCTCCGTCAGTGTCGTCGTCGGCGTCGCGGTCGGATACGTCCTCGTCACCTGCGTCAATATCGCCGTCGGCATCGCGGTCGGGTACGTCCTCGTCACCTGCGTCAGTGTCGCCGTCGGCATCGCGGTCGGGTACGTCCTCGTCTCCATCGTCGGCACCGTCGTCGGCGTCCTGCTCCAGGTCCTCTCGCTCGCGCAGTTGTTTGCTCGCTTCGCGAACCTCCCGCATGACGCTCGAGATGCGCTCTTCGGCCTCGAGTTCGTCCTCGATGGAGAGGTCGACGCCCTCGACCTCCAGGAGGAACTTCGAGACCTCCGTCACCTCGTACATCACGTCGTCGAGTTCCTCGGCGGTGTAGAAGTCGCACATCGCGCCGTAGAGGAAGGTCGCGCCGGCTTTCCGGACCTTATCGTCGAACGACGAGCGTGCCTGGTTGACCGCCTGGGGCGTGTACGTGTCGGTCATGAAGGGGACGAGCTCCGGCAGGTTCTCGCCGATCTTGGTCATCTCGACGCCCGTCTCGGTGCGAAAGTCCGCACACAGGCGGGCGATCGCCCACTCCCGGGCAGTGATGTAGGTCCGATCGCGCAAGAACTCGTTCACCCGGTCGTACTGCGCGCCGTCCATCTTCGTGAAGCGGGCGTACTTCCGGACGTCCTCCGGGACGGATCGGTCGTCGGCGTCCGCAGTCGCCTCCGGATCCGGCACGCCGGGTGTCGGTCCGTCGGTATCGGTCGCCGCGTCGGGTCGGTCCCCGTCACTGTCGTCGCCGCTCGCTCCACCGTCGTCCGTCACCGTTCCGCTGTCCGTCGACCCCCGGTCTGGATCGTCACGGTCACCGCCGGCAGGGGTGGCGTTGCCGTCGTCGGTTTCGGGAGATGCGCCGTCTCGGCTGTCGATTCCGGACGAGGAATCGTCACGACTCTCGGTCCGGTTCCCTCCTCGCCCAGCGTCGCCGCCCTGATCGGGATCCGTCTCCGTCACCCGTGGCGAGGCGGTCGAGTCGTTCTCTTCGGCCGTCTGGCCTGTCGACGCGCCCTCGTCCTCCCGGTCGGTCGACGATCCGGCGTCGGTCTCGGTGTCGACTGGGGTACCATCGGGTGCGTCCGAAGCGTCCGCAGGCGGTCGGTCGGAATCGTCGCCTGCCTCGGCTCGGTCATCCATGGCGAGTCATTGC comes from the Halovivax cerinus genome and includes:
- a CDS encoding histidine kinase N-terminal 7TM domain-containing protein, encoding MDYPTITTVAISLVCGVLSLLFVPYIASRPEKPGSRGLLMTIVGLSLWSFSVAALALSGAYWSRLASMVVFFLGMAFGGVGYFVLAGEYSGVLTVSRRTIGPFVLPVIAVQLLALTDRYHGLVWGGEMPGNVDVASPGPVFFGYVLVIVIVAAIGFALIVREVLIDDGVRRLQGIVLLGAGLPPLLLGALGAFVFPGLSFPIAPATVLVSVFFYAWALFRIDLLQLGLVGRHHTVEAIDDGIVTLDLDDRVVDSNPAARRIAGVDDVTGLSVREFFADVPAVRSQFDGPEPTAEVSTELTIGDRHYDLDVDTISRHARPTGKLLVLRDITPLKRRERALTEREAELDLLRQVLSRVLRHNIRNELSVIRGYAETIANDPDSDTETLARAIVDRSDDLTRTSEKAATIERLVASDTTAGRTELRPLLTSIVERYRRRYPTVEFVLDCPDDCAVVVADTLSFAFENLVENAAEHSRLSSNQ